TCGAAAATTTTATgattttcattatttttagtCTTCTCATATGAATTATGAGATAAAGCATGATTCTTTTCGTGTTTTTCCTCATATATTTGATTCAAAGAATTTGACGAACCACTTCTCAAGTTAGATTTTATGattt
Above is a window of Plasmodium reichenowi strain SY57 chromosome Unknown, whole genome shotgun sequence DNA encoding:
- a CDS encoding liver stage antigen 1, whose translation is MKHILYISFYFILVNLLIFQINGKILKKSENDEIIKSNLRSGSSNSLNQIYEEKHEKNHALSHNSYEKTKNNENHKIF